GAGCACGTCTGGCTGCGCTGGCCGGTGGAGGTCTACACCTACCTGTTTCGCGGCACGCCGCTGTATATCCAACTGCTGATTTGCTACACCGGGCTGTACAGCCTGGAAGTGGTGCAGGACAACGCCCTGCTCAACCAGTTTTTCCGTAACGCGTTGAACTGCACCCTGCTGGCCTTTGTGCTCAACACCTGCGCCTACACCGTGGAAATCTTCGCCGGGGCGATCCGCAACATTCCCCATGGCGAAATCGAAGCCGCCCGCGCCTACGGCCTTCACGGCTGGCGCTTGAACCTGTTTGTGCTGGTGCCCGCCGCATTGCGCCGCGCATTGCCGGCCTACAGCAATGAAATGATCCTGATGCTGCACGCCACCTCGCTGGCGTTCACCGCCACCGTCGCCGACATCCTCAA
The genomic region above belongs to Pseudomonas sp. S35 and contains:
- a CDS encoding ABC transporter permease, which codes for MIELFQQYGLAYLFSDGAGLSGVAMTLWLFIISVVLGFILSIPLALARVSEHVWLRWPVEVYTYLFRGTPLYIQLLICYTGLYSLEVVQDNALLNQFFRNALNCTLLAFVLNTCAYTVEIFAGAIRNIPHGEIEAARAYGLHGWRLNLFVLVPAALRRALPAYSNEMILMLHATSLAFTATVADILKVARDANAETFLTFQAFGIAALLYMLLSFALVGLFRLAERRWMRFLVPTRG